A stretch of the Streptosporangium sp. NBC_01755 genome encodes the following:
- a CDS encoding glycosyltransferase: protein MPAQPISLSPPFLTTPAGFLRSAAGETAELSWTGEGWLAAGSPLGDRPDTEEITRLRPLRGLAVRWPASEVPLGAVTGLAAAGVPLYAAVSPGWVDPELARLLAAWAPEEDDGGGLRSVTALRREEHSVRLRRHGLRDQAGTGRTETAPPTVSVVMSSMRPHLLGSALGQIAGQRRVRVEVLLGLHGVPAAHEDVRRALRECALPVTVVEAGEETPFGEVLNLAASRAGGDYLTKWDDDDWYGPEHLADLLLARSYAGADIVGTAAEFFYLEPLNTTVRRTDYISETWSEHVAGGTILLPGDTFRDAGGFPPLSRGVDAGLLKAAHAAGARVYRTHGLGYVLRRSVGAEHTWRLSLAHFLRVASNQWHGFRPSLILEAR from the coding sequence GTGCCCGCTCAGCCGATCTCCCTCTCCCCGCCCTTTCTCACCACACCGGCGGGTTTCCTGCGCTCGGCGGCAGGGGAGACGGCCGAGCTGTCCTGGACGGGTGAGGGCTGGCTGGCGGCCGGCTCGCCGCTCGGTGACCGGCCGGACACCGAGGAGATCACCCGCCTGCGCCCGCTGCGGGGACTGGCCGTCCGGTGGCCCGCCTCCGAGGTGCCCCTCGGCGCGGTCACCGGCCTGGCCGCGGCCGGGGTGCCGCTGTACGCCGCAGTCTCGCCGGGCTGGGTGGACCCCGAACTGGCCCGCCTGCTCGCGGCCTGGGCGCCGGAGGAGGACGACGGCGGAGGTCTCCGGTCGGTGACCGCACTGCGCAGGGAGGAGCACAGCGTGCGGCTACGCCGCCACGGGCTCCGAGACCAGGCCGGGACGGGCCGGACGGAGACGGCACCGCCCACGGTCAGCGTCGTGATGTCCAGCATGCGGCCGCACCTGCTGGGCTCCGCGCTCGGCCAGATCGCCGGGCAGCGCCGGGTGCGGGTCGAGGTCCTGCTGGGCCTGCACGGGGTCCCCGCCGCACACGAGGATGTCCGGCGGGCGCTGCGTGAGTGCGCCCTGCCCGTCACGGTGGTCGAGGCCGGAGAGGAGACCCCCTTCGGGGAGGTGCTCAACCTGGCCGCGTCCAGGGCGGGCGGCGACTATCTCACCAAGTGGGACGACGACGACTGGTACGGCCCCGAGCACCTGGCCGACCTGCTGCTCGCCCGCTCCTACGCCGGAGCGGACATCGTCGGCACCGCGGCCGAGTTCTTCTATCTGGAGCCGCTGAACACCACGGTCCGCCGTACCGACTACATCAGCGAGACCTGGTCCGAGCACGTCGCCGGAGGCACGATCCTGCTTCCCGGGGACACCTTCAGAGACGCGGGAGGCTTCCCCCCGCTGTCCCGGGGGGTCGACGCCGGGCTGCTGAAGGCCGCGCACGCCGCGGGGGCACGCGTCTACCGCACCCACGGCCTGGGCTACGTGCTGCGGCGCTCGGTCGGCGCCGAGCACACCTGGCGGCTCTCCCTCGCCCACTTCCTGCGCGTCGCGTCGAACCAGTGGCATGGCTTCCGCCCGAGCCTGATCCTGGAAGCACGATGA
- the rho gene encoding transcription termination factor Rho, translating to MSDTTELLSDVTGTAPASGDTPTRPAAKPRRRSGTGLSAMVLPELQAMASGLGISGTGRMRKSQLIAAIQEKQGVSTESAQASVTVKETPAAAVPAPAAEPAVERPARTRRERSRPVVAAEPVVEQAPPAPEPVAAVVAPEPVVEQQTIDAAPAEGRGERGESRRERGERRGRGERGERTNDRRERGDQRADNRGDGRTDSRAADAGQSRGERINDRGDRVTDRGERGDRVTDRGERGDRVTDRGERGDRVTDRGERGDRGDRGPQNRGPQDRTDQHGVGDDDDRRGRRGRFRERNRRGRDRFDSNEPVVGDDDVLIPIAGILDILDNYAFVRTSGYLPGSNDVYVSLAQIRRNGLRKGDVVTGAVRQPRDGERREKFNALVRLDTVNGMDPEQARQRPDFNKLVPLYPQERLRLETEPNILTTRIIDMVAPIGKGQRGLIVSPPKAGKTMVLQAIANAITHNNPECHLMVVLVDERPEEVTDMQRSVKGEVIHSTFDRPAEDHTTVAELAIERAKRLVELGHDVVVLLDSITRLGRAYNLAAPASGRILSGGVDSTALYPPKRFFGAARNIENGGSLTILATALVETGSKMDEVIFEEFKGTGNLELKLNRQLADKRIFPAVDVDASGTRKEEILMGKDELQIIWKLRRVLHALDMQQALELLLEKMRETKSNAEFLLQVQKTTVSSERD from the coding sequence GTGAGCGACACCACCGAACTCCTCTCCGACGTCACCGGCACGGCGCCGGCGTCCGGCGACACCCCCACCCGCCCAGCGGCCAAGCCGCGCCGTCGCTCCGGCACCGGCCTGTCCGCCATGGTGCTGCCCGAGCTGCAGGCCATGGCCTCCGGGCTGGGCATCAGCGGGACCGGGCGGATGCGCAAGAGCCAGCTCATCGCGGCCATCCAGGAGAAGCAGGGCGTCTCCACCGAGAGTGCCCAGGCTTCCGTCACCGTCAAGGAGACTCCGGCCGCAGCCGTCCCCGCACCCGCAGCCGAGCCGGCCGTCGAGCGTCCGGCGCGCACCCGCAGGGAACGTTCCCGCCCCGTCGTGGCCGCCGAGCCCGTCGTGGAGCAGGCGCCCCCCGCTCCCGAGCCCGTGGCCGCCGTCGTCGCGCCCGAGCCCGTCGTGGAGCAGCAGACCATCGACGCCGCCCCGGCCGAGGGCCGTGGCGAGCGTGGTGAGAGCCGTCGCGAGCGTGGCGAGCGCCGCGGCCGTGGCGAGCGCGGCGAGCGCACCAATGACCGCCGCGAGCGTGGCGACCAGCGTGCCGACAACCGCGGCGACGGCCGCACCGACTCCCGCGCCGCCGACGCCGGTCAGAGCCGTGGCGAGCGGATCAACGACCGCGGCGACCGCGTCACTGACCGTGGTGAGCGCGGTGACCGTGTCACTGACCGTGGTGAGCGCGGTGACCGTGTCACTGACCGTGGTGAGCGCGGTGACCGTGTCACTGACCGTGGTGAGCGCGGCGACCGTGGTGACCGCGGCCCGCAGAACCGGGGGCCGCAGGACCGCACCGACCAGCACGGTGTGGGCGACGACGACGACCGTCGCGGCCGTCGCGGCCGGTTCCGCGAGCGTAACCGCCGTGGCCGCGACCGCTTCGACAGCAACGAGCCCGTGGTGGGCGACGACGACGTCCTGATCCCGATCGCCGGAATCCTCGACATCCTCGACAACTACGCGTTCGTCAGGACCAGCGGTTATCTGCCGGGTTCCAACGACGTCTATGTCTCGCTGGCCCAGATCCGCCGCAACGGCCTGCGCAAGGGCGACGTCGTCACCGGTGCCGTCCGCCAGCCCCGCGACGGCGAGCGCCGTGAGAAGTTCAACGCGCTCGTCCGTCTGGACACGGTCAACGGCATGGACCCGGAGCAGGCGCGGCAGCGCCCCGATTTCAATAAGCTCGTCCCGCTCTACCCGCAGGAGCGCCTGCGCCTGGAGACCGAGCCGAACATCCTGACCACCCGGATCATCGACATGGTGGCGCCGATCGGCAAGGGCCAGCGTGGTCTCATCGTCTCCCCGCCCAAGGCGGGCAAGACGATGGTGCTTCAGGCGATCGCCAACGCGATCACTCACAACAACCCCGAGTGCCACCTGATGGTCGTCCTGGTGGACGAGCGTCCGGAAGAGGTCACCGACATGCAGCGGTCGGTGAAGGGCGAGGTCATCCACTCGACCTTCGACCGCCCGGCCGAGGACCACACCACGGTCGCGGAGCTCGCCATCGAGCGCGCCAAGCGCCTGGTGGAGCTGGGCCACGACGTGGTCGTGCTGCTCGACTCGATCACCCGTCTGGGTCGCGCCTACAACCTGGCGGCCCCGGCGTCCGGCCGCATCCTGTCCGGTGGTGTCGACTCCACCGCGCTCTACCCGCCGAAGCGTTTCTTCGGCGCCGCCCGCAACATCGAGAACGGCGGCTCGCTGACGATCCTCGCCACCGCGCTGGTCGAGACCGGTTCCAAGATGGACGAGGTCATCTTCGAGGAGTTCAAGGGCACGGGCAACCTGGAGCTCAAGCTCAACCGGCAACTTGCCGACAAGCGGATCTTCCCCGCGGTGGACGTCGACGCGTCCGGCACCCGCAAGGAGGAGATCCTCATGGGCAAGGACGAGCTCCAGATCATCTGGAAGCTCCGCCGCGTGCTGCACGCCCTTGACATGCAGCAGGCTCTCGAACTTCTCCTGGAGAAGATGAGAGAGACCAAGTCCAACGCGGAGTTCCTGCTCCAGGTGCAGAAGACGACCGTCAGCTCTGAGCGCGACTGA
- the thrB gene encoding homoserine kinase, translated as MTSGKVTVQVPATSANLGPGFDTLGLALGLHDEVEAELFEPSEGSGSRSVVIEVEGEGAGELDAGEGHLIVATMRATFDRMGLGQPSGIRLRCLNRIPHARGLGSSSAAICAGILAARALAAAPYPDGSVPAPPQRARPELTDDEVFALATEIEGHPDNVAPCLAGGLTIAWTDGTGAPYLVRLLPHSDVRPVVLVPGYRLSTEVARGLLPKEVPHADAAANAGRAALLVAALTARPEPELLLAATEDRLHQDYRAPAMPLTADLVRRLRGAGVAAVVSGAGPTVLAFSTANTQDLIAAEVGNDWHIQPLDVETRGARVVSVETR; from the coding sequence ATGACCAGCGGTAAGGTGACCGTCCAGGTCCCCGCGACATCGGCGAACCTCGGCCCGGGGTTCGACACGCTGGGGCTGGCCCTCGGCCTCCACGACGAGGTCGAGGCCGAGCTGTTCGAGCCCTCGGAGGGCTCCGGCTCCCGGAGCGTCGTCATCGAGGTCGAGGGGGAGGGCGCCGGCGAGCTTGACGCGGGCGAGGGGCACCTCATCGTCGCCACGATGCGCGCGACCTTCGACAGGATGGGGCTTGGGCAGCCGTCCGGGATCCGGTTGCGCTGTCTCAACCGCATCCCGCACGCCCGCGGTCTCGGGTCGTCCTCCGCGGCGATCTGCGCCGGCATCCTCGCCGCCCGCGCGCTGGCCGCGGCCCCGTACCCGGACGGCTCCGTCCCCGCCCCCCCGCAGAGGGCGCGACCCGAGCTCACCGACGACGAGGTCTTCGCGCTGGCCACCGAGATCGAGGGCCATCCCGACAACGTGGCGCCGTGCCTGGCAGGCGGGCTCACCATCGCGTGGACGGACGGAACGGGCGCGCCGTACCTGGTTCGGCTGCTCCCGCACTCCGACGTCAGGCCCGTGGTCCTCGTCCCCGGATACCGGCTGTCCACCGAGGTCGCCCGAGGGCTGCTGCCCAAGGAGGTCCCGCACGCCGATGCGGCCGCGAACGCGGGGCGGGCCGCGCTGCTGGTCGCGGCGTTGACGGCCAGACCGGAGCCGGAACTTTTGCTGGCCGCCACCGAGGACCGACTCCACCAGGACTACCGCGCGCCCGCGATGCCACTCACCGCCGATCTGGTACGGCGGCTGCGCGGGGCGGGCGTCGCCGCGGTCGTTTCGGGGGCGGGGCCCACGGTTCTTGCGTTTTCCACGGCGAATACGCAGGATTTGATCGCAGCAGAAGTGGGTAATGACTGGCACATCCAGCCACTGGATGTCGAAACCCGGGGTGCCCGCGTTGTTTCTGTTGAGACACGCTGA
- the rpmE gene encoding 50S ribosomal protein L31, giving the protein MKPDIHPEYIATQVTCTCGNSFTTRSTAKNGVIHADVCSACHPFYTGKQKILDTGGRVARFEKRFGKKSTGQ; this is encoded by the coding sequence ATGAAGCCCGACATCCACCCGGAGTACATCGCCACTCAGGTGACGTGCACCTGTGGTAACTCCTTCACCACCCGCAGCACCGCGAAGAACGGCGTGATCCACGCCGACGTGTGCTCCGCCTGCCACCCCTTCTACACGGGCAAGCAGAAGATCCTGGACACCGGCGGCCGGGTGGCGCGCTTCGAGAAGCGCTTCGGCAAGAAGTCCACGGGCCAGTAG
- a CDS encoding glycosyltransferase encodes MTARIAGNDYRSLTPPALGAWTPSLRVSIVVPAYGDQEKLDLTLAGLAVQTYPAALIEVIVVDNGSSPPLRLPELRPEGTSLIICPVPGRAHARNAGLSAATGDVIHWLDSDVVLDRRSVEAHMRWHHEAPYLAVTGYLRFTPARLPAPEAVAAADDLARLFEPAEPHAWLVDLVERTDGLTANPRRAFSLHVGGATSVNAALLAAAGPMDTDLILGQDTEMGYRLAQAGAVFVPEPLSRAFHLGPTMRMRGKAPIDRVSHAFVADRIPAYRWLRSHPSRQWKVPYVEVVVEPGGRTGQEDPGYSYDEVRATVDAVLAGTVPDVAVTLTGPWKRIGAEGRAPLKDPDLDLVLIRGHYAHEPRVRFADEDPATQAPSEASPRSSSAGLAVPYRLRLPAGWVPGDDTLARLLDLAGDDGYGLVSVLLAEGGAEGGQDGAADRLGAGPERVIVAARLERTAAFARAAIVLEEGEDLDDAVEDTFGVIWVDGETYGFASEARHISGRRGAHRARIEAEAEVARLTRETERLRGQVTRWRDEAGRWRRSAVELRREVGTLRRELAAARKVVQYGLLSSVKRAITRRR; translated from the coding sequence ATGACGGCGCGGATCGCCGGTAACGACTACCGGAGCCTCACACCGCCCGCCCTGGGCGCCTGGACGCCCTCGCTCCGGGTGAGCATCGTCGTTCCCGCCTATGGTGACCAGGAGAAACTCGACCTGACACTCGCGGGGCTGGCCGTGCAGACCTACCCGGCCGCGCTGATCGAGGTCATCGTGGTCGACAACGGCAGCAGCCCGCCGCTGCGCCTGCCCGAACTCCGCCCGGAGGGCACCAGCCTGATCATCTGCCCGGTCCCCGGTCGAGCCCACGCCCGCAACGCGGGTCTGTCGGCCGCCACCGGTGACGTGATCCACTGGCTCGACTCCGACGTGGTCCTCGACCGCAGGTCGGTCGAGGCGCACATGCGCTGGCACCACGAAGCCCCGTACCTGGCGGTCACCGGTTACCTGCGTTTCACTCCGGCCCGGTTGCCCGCCCCCGAGGCGGTGGCCGCCGCCGACGACCTGGCCAGGCTCTTCGAGCCCGCGGAGCCGCACGCCTGGCTGGTCGACCTCGTCGAGCGCACCGACGGCCTCACCGCCAACCCGCGCCGCGCGTTCAGCCTGCACGTCGGTGGCGCGACATCGGTCAACGCCGCGCTGCTCGCCGCCGCCGGGCCGATGGACACCGACCTGATCCTCGGCCAGGACACCGAGATGGGCTACCGGCTCGCCCAGGCGGGCGCCGTCTTTGTCCCCGAGCCGCTGTCGCGCGCCTTCCACCTGGGCCCGACCATGCGCATGCGCGGCAAGGCCCCGATCGACCGGGTCAGCCACGCGTTCGTGGCCGACCGGATCCCCGCCTACCGCTGGCTCCGCTCCCATCCGAGCAGGCAGTGGAAGGTGCCGTACGTGGAGGTGGTCGTCGAGCCCGGGGGGAGGACGGGGCAGGAAGATCCCGGATACTCCTACGACGAGGTCCGCGCCACGGTCGACGCCGTCCTCGCGGGCACCGTGCCCGACGTCGCGGTCACCCTCACCGGCCCGTGGAAGCGCATCGGGGCCGAGGGGCGCGCTCCCCTGAAGGATCCCGACCTGGATCTGGTGCTGATCCGCGGCCACTACGCCCACGAGCCCAGGGTCCGCTTCGCCGACGAGGACCCCGCCACCCAAGCTCCATCCGAAGCCTCCCCGCGGTCGAGCTCGGCCGGCCTGGCGGTTCCCTACCGGCTCAGGCTGCCCGCCGGGTGGGTGCCCGGCGACGACACTCTGGCCCGCCTGCTCGACCTGGCCGGGGACGACGGCTACGGCCTGGTCTCGGTGCTGCTGGCCGAGGGGGGAGCGGAGGGGGGACAGGACGGTGCGGCCGACAGGCTCGGAGCGGGCCCGGAGCGGGTGATCGTCGCGGCACGGCTGGAGCGTACCGCCGCGTTCGCGCGCGCCGCGATCGTGCTGGAGGAGGGAGAGGACCTCGACGACGCCGTGGAGGACACCTTCGGCGTGATCTGGGTGGACGGCGAGACCTACGGCTTCGCGTCCGAGGCCCGCCACATCAGCGGCCGCCGCGGCGCCCACCGGGCCAGGATCGAGGCCGAGGCCGAGGTGGCCCGCCTCACCAGGGAGACCGAGCGGCTCCGCGGCCAGGTGACCAGATGGCGTGACGAGGCGGGCCGCTGGCGCAGGAGCGCGGTCGAGCTGCGGCGCGAGGTCGGCACCCTGCGCAGGGAACTGGCCGCCGCCAGGAAGGTCGTCCAGTACGGGCTGCTGTCCTCGGTCAAACGGGCCATCACCCGCCGCCGCTGA
- a CDS encoding glycosyltransferase, giving the protein MTGGTAADLPPIRHNDYSPLDPPALGAWDPELSVSVIIPARGGQHRLDLTLASLAAQTYPDHLMEVIVVDDGSESPLRLPEIVPRSTRIVTTGTSGWGIAHAVNTGAALADGRIIQRLDADMVVCREHIEALARWHHLAGYLVTIGAKRFIEEPSLTAAQVHDGVLAGRLESVFDLASALPSSTEQTISRTNGLRASRNPYHVCTGPTVSMRREIFRAVDGVDTEVLRGEDTEFAYRLAAHGVVFIPDMTAQAVHLGLPAQRRNRQRAVQIVAPYLAHRVPLRRDLRKDRGRHWLVPYVEVVLHVDEPGGQVREAVGAALDGSLGDVVVTLVAPWSKLSADRRPVLDDPLFDLRLLREHFAHDERVRFADEVSGTPAPIPFRYTGPVSVPLGHDSLERMIGAMQDDRSGMLVVDLGGDGEATLERTEALGRARLLGADDVAAVAASIMTTHGVRRGDRPEFWPVETAPTASTAAQAAASAQERVPAPAPERESAPPAAGQVQRRQVQGGLVSLLGRLRTVLRS; this is encoded by the coding sequence ATGACGGGCGGCACGGCGGCGGACCTGCCACCGATCCGGCACAACGACTACTCCCCCCTGGATCCGCCCGCGCTCGGCGCGTGGGATCCGGAACTCTCGGTCAGCGTGATCATCCCGGCCCGTGGCGGGCAGCACAGGCTCGATCTGACCCTTGCCTCCCTGGCGGCGCAGACCTACCCGGACCACCTCATGGAGGTGATCGTGGTCGACGACGGCAGCGAATCTCCGCTGCGGCTGCCGGAGATCGTCCCGCGGAGCACCAGGATCGTGACCACCGGCACCTCGGGCTGGGGCATCGCCCACGCGGTGAACACCGGCGCCGCCCTCGCCGACGGGCGGATCATCCAGCGCCTCGACGCCGACATGGTCGTCTGCCGCGAGCACATCGAGGCGCTGGCCCGATGGCACCATCTGGCCGGTTACCTGGTCACGATCGGCGCGAAGAGGTTCATCGAGGAACCGTCGCTGACCGCGGCCCAGGTGCACGACGGCGTGCTGGCGGGCCGGCTGGAGTCCGTCTTCGACCTGGCGAGCGCCCTGCCCAGCTCCACCGAGCAGACGATCTCCCGGACCAACGGCCTGCGGGCCAGCCGTAACCCCTACCACGTGTGCACGGGGCCGACGGTGTCCATGCGGCGCGAGATCTTCCGGGCTGTGGACGGAGTGGACACGGAGGTGCTGCGGGGCGAGGACACCGAGTTCGCCTACCGGCTGGCCGCGCACGGCGTGGTCTTCATCCCCGACATGACGGCACAGGCCGTACACCTGGGACTTCCCGCCCAGCGCCGCAACCGGCAGCGGGCGGTACAGATCGTCGCCCCCTACCTGGCCCACCGGGTGCCGCTCCGCCGCGACCTGCGTAAGGACCGGGGCCGCCACTGGCTGGTTCCGTACGTGGAGGTGGTGCTCCACGTCGACGAGCCGGGAGGACAGGTGCGCGAGGCGGTGGGCGCGGCGCTCGACGGGTCGCTCGGCGACGTGGTCGTCACCCTGGTCGCTCCCTGGTCGAAGCTGTCCGCGGACCGCCGGCCGGTGCTGGACGATCCCCTGTTCGACCTGCGACTGCTGCGCGAGCACTTCGCGCACGACGAGCGGGTGCGGTTCGCCGACGAGGTCTCCGGCACCCCCGCCCCGATCCCGTTCCGCTACACGGGTCCGGTCTCGGTCCCGCTGGGACATGACTCCCTGGAGCGGATGATCGGCGCCATGCAGGACGACCGTTCCGGCATGCTCGTCGTCGATCTCGGTGGCGACGGCGAGGCGACGCTGGAGCGGACCGAGGCGCTGGGCCGGGCGAGGCTGCTCGGCGCGGACGATGTCGCCGCCGTCGCCGCCTCGATCATGACCACCCACGGTGTGCGGCGCGGCGACCGGCCGGAGTTCTGGCCGGTCGAGACGGCGCCCACGGCCTCGACCGCCGCCCAGGCCGCCGCCTCGGCCCAGGAGCGGGTTCCGGCCCCGGCTCCGGAGCGGGAATCCGCGCCGCCCGCGGCGGGGCAGGTCCAGCGGCGCCAGGTCCAGGGCGGGCTCGTGTCCCTCCTCGGCAGGCTCCGTACCGTCCTCAGGAGCTGA
- a CDS encoding sensor histidine kinase yields MTAETVLSTPVVRKPLRRRVPFGPNGPLGMFVDPMTWRAVPYLLVSLFHGLAWFALLASVIPLSLVLVIVWIGLPLLALTMLAWRGVAMLERRLLRLAFGVDIPNPYRPSEGDNLFLRWKDMFVDPATWKDLLYLLLLLPIGIGEFTVSVVLWTLGLGLTVAPLPLLLVGEPMTPIGPLPIDSGPKALLCTLIGVGFLLAALYATRGMAWLHGLLGTALLGAGEKNRLAARAAHLRASRARGVDAAEAERRRIERDLHDGAQQRLLSVAMDLGRAQAKLDSDPEAARELLDQAHRGTKAAIAELRDLARGIHPAILTDRGLSAALSSLAARAPVRVDLAVEVSHRPPPAVESIAYFVVAECLTNLAKHSEATEAFIRVSRQEQRVIVEVYDNGVGAAVPQPGGGLAGLADRAATIDGTLSVDSPLGGPTTIRAELPCEW; encoded by the coding sequence ATGACTGCCGAGACAGTGCTGAGCACGCCTGTGGTCAGGAAACCGCTCCGGCGGCGTGTGCCCTTCGGGCCGAACGGCCCCCTCGGCATGTTCGTCGACCCGATGACCTGGCGGGCCGTTCCCTACCTGTTGGTGAGCCTGTTCCACGGCCTCGCCTGGTTCGCGCTGCTCGCCTCGGTGATCCCGCTCTCCCTGGTGCTGGTGATCGTGTGGATCGGGCTGCCGCTCCTCGCCCTGACCATGCTGGCCTGGCGGGGGGTGGCGATGCTGGAGCGCCGCCTCCTCCGGCTGGCCTTCGGCGTCGACATCCCCAACCCCTACCGGCCGTCCGAGGGCGACAACCTGTTCCTGCGCTGGAAGGACATGTTCGTCGACCCCGCCACCTGGAAGGATCTGCTCTACCTGCTGTTGCTGCTGCCGATCGGGATCGGGGAGTTCACGGTATCGGTGGTCCTGTGGACGCTCGGGCTCGGCCTGACCGTGGCGCCACTGCCACTGCTGCTGGTGGGGGAGCCGATGACACCCATCGGCCCGCTGCCGATCGACAGCGGGCCGAAGGCGCTGCTGTGCACCCTGATCGGGGTCGGATTCCTCCTCGCGGCCCTGTACGCGACCCGGGGGATGGCCTGGCTGCACGGCCTGCTCGGCACCGCCCTGCTGGGCGCGGGGGAGAAGAACCGGCTGGCGGCCCGCGCCGCGCACCTGCGGGCCAGTCGGGCCCGTGGGGTGGACGCGGCCGAGGCCGAGCGGCGCAGGATCGAGCGTGATCTGCACGACGGTGCCCAGCAGCGGCTACTGTCCGTGGCCATGGACCTGGGCCGGGCCCAGGCCAAGCTGGACTCCGACCCGGAGGCGGCCCGGGAGCTCCTCGACCAGGCGCACCGGGGTACCAAGGCCGCCATCGCCGAGCTGCGCGATCTCGCCAGGGGCATCCATCCGGCGATCCTCACCGACAGGGGACTGAGCGCCGCCCTGTCGTCGCTCGCCGCGCGCGCGCCCGTGCGGGTGGACCTGGCGGTGGAGGTCTCGCATCGTCCCCCGCCCGCGGTGGAGAGCATCGCGTACTTCGTCGTGGCCGAATGCCTGACCAACCTGGCCAAGCACTCCGAGGCCACCGAGGCGTTCATCCGGGTCAGCCGTCAGGAGCAGCGTGTGATCGTTGAGGTCTACGACAACGGGGTCGGCGCCGCGGTGCCACAGCCCGGAGGCGGTCTCGCCGGGCTGGCCGACCGGGCGGCGACCATCGACGGCACCCTGAGCGTCGACAGCCCGCTCGGCGGCCCCACGACGATCAGGGCCGAGTTGCCCTGTGAATGGTGA
- a CDS encoding response regulator transcription factor, protein MRVVIAEDSVLLREGLARLLADGGIETVGVVGDGPGLVAAVIEHDPDLAVVDVRMPPTHTDEGLRAALEARSRRPGLPILVLSQYVEEQYATELIGGGAAAVGYLLKERIADVAEFLDAVRRVAAGGTVIDPEVIGQLLSRRRRGDPLESLTAREGEVLALMAEGRSNTAVAGRMLVTEGAVEKHISSIFGKLGLEPATDDHRRVLAVLAYLGR, encoded by the coding sequence ATGCGGGTGGTGATCGCCGAGGACTCGGTGTTGTTGCGCGAAGGGCTGGCCAGGCTGCTGGCCGACGGGGGGATCGAGACCGTCGGGGTCGTGGGCGACGGCCCAGGGCTGGTGGCCGCGGTCATCGAGCACGATCCGGACCTGGCGGTCGTCGACGTCCGGATGCCGCCGACACACACCGACGAGGGACTGCGCGCCGCACTGGAGGCCAGGAGCCGGAGGCCGGGGCTGCCGATCCTCGTGCTGTCGCAGTACGTCGAGGAGCAGTACGCCACCGAGTTGATCGGCGGCGGCGCCGCAGCGGTCGGCTACCTGCTCAAGGAGCGGATAGCGGACGTGGCCGAGTTCCTCGACGCGGTGCGCCGGGTGGCGGCCGGGGGGACGGTCATCGATCCGGAGGTGATCGGGCAGCTGCTGAGCCGCCGGCGCAGGGGAGATCCCCTGGAGTCCCTGACCGCGAGGGAGGGCGAGGTTCTGGCCCTGATGGCGGAGGGCCGTTCCAACACCGCGGTCGCCGGGCGCATGCTCGTCACCGAGGGCGCCGTGGAGAAACACATCTCCAGTATCTTCGGCAAGCTCGGCCTGGAACCGGCCACCGACGACCACCGCCGGGTTCTCGCCGTGCTCGCGTATCTGGGCAGGTGA
- the thrC gene encoding threonine synthase — MTRAWRGLIEEYRDRLPVTTATPVVTLLEGGTPLVPANRVSALTGCEVYLKVEGLNPTGSFKDRGMTMAISKAVEDGAKAVICASTGNTSASAAAYAVRAGLTCAVLVPRGKIAMGKLAQALVHGARLLQVEGSFDDCLEMTRKLSENYPIALVNSVNPFRLQGQKTAAFEIVDALGDAPDIHCIPVGNAGNISAYWMGYTEYAGDGVATRTPRMFGFQASGAAPIVNGAPVTHPHTIATAIRIGNPASWQLAEAARDESGGVIQAVTDRQIAAAYKLLAQEEGVFVELASAASVAGLLQAHSQGLVEPGQRIVCTVTGNGLKDPDWAISGAPTPVTIPIDAHAAAVALELA, encoded by the coding sequence ATGACCAGGGCGTGGCGTGGCCTCATCGAGGAGTACCGTGACCGACTTCCGGTGACCACGGCGACGCCCGTCGTCACGCTCCTGGAGGGCGGCACCCCGCTCGTTCCGGCGAACCGGGTGTCGGCGCTGACCGGCTGCGAGGTCTACCTGAAGGTCGAGGGCCTCAACCCGACCGGAAGTTTCAAGGACCGTGGCATGACCATGGCCATCAGCAAGGCCGTCGAAGACGGGGCGAAGGCGGTCATCTGCGCCTCCACCGGCAACACCAGCGCCTCCGCCGCCGCCTACGCGGTCCGCGCGGGCCTGACCTGCGCCGTTCTGGTGCCCCGCGGCAAGATCGCGATGGGCAAGCTGGCTCAGGCACTGGTCCACGGGGCCCGGCTGCTCCAGGTCGAGGGCTCCTTCGACGACTGCCTGGAGATGACCAGGAAGCTCTCGGAGAACTACCCGATCGCGCTGGTCAACTCGGTGAACCCGTTCCGGCTCCAGGGCCAGAAGACCGCCGCCTTCGAGATCGTCGACGCGCTCGGGGACGCTCCCGACATCCACTGCATCCCGGTCGGCAACGCGGGCAACATCTCGGCGTACTGGATGGGTTACACCGAGTACGCGGGCGACGGCGTCGCGACGAGGACGCCCCGCATGTTCGGCTTCCAGGCCAGCGGCGCCGCGCCGATCGTCAACGGTGCGCCGGTTACCCACCCGCACACGATCGCCACCGCGATCCGCATCGGCAACCCCGCCTCGTGGCAGCTCGCCGAGGCCGCCCGCGACGAGTCCGGCGGCGTCATCCAGGCCGTCACCGACCGTCAGATCGCCGCCGCGTACAAGCTGCTCGCCCAGGAGGAGGGCGTGTTCGTCGAACTTGCCTCCGCCGCCAGCGTGGCGGGCCTCCTCCAGGCCCACAGCCAGGGTCTGGTCGAGCCCGGGCAACGCATCGTGTGCACGGTGACCGGAAACGGCCTCAAGGACCCCGACTGGGCCATCTCGGGCGCTCCCACCCCGGTGACGATCCCGATCGACGCGCACGCCGCGGCCGTCGCCCTCGAACTCGCCTAG